The following are from one region of the Streptomyces decoyicus genome:
- a CDS encoding TetR/AcrR family transcriptional regulator, with the protein MQPTAGAPSHRRRQIAEALWRIAAERGLHAASLREVAAEAGVSLRAVQYHFTSKHRLLVEALRMLHAENERIARSRIRFDATDPRALLRAVLDEFLPVDAQRTTALRVFAAYYARSLTDPALAKVFLPDEQPLERLVAQLITAAQTDGRTAPGLDPWREADLLVSGAVGLGNDVLHGRRTLEDVRRTLDYHLDKIFAGDPRTRR; encoded by the coding sequence GTGCAGCCGACGGCAGGCGCCCCGTCGCACCGTCGCCGGCAGATCGCCGAGGCCCTCTGGCGGATCGCCGCCGAGCGGGGGCTGCACGCGGCGAGCCTGCGGGAGGTGGCGGCCGAGGCCGGTGTCTCGCTGCGCGCGGTCCAGTACCACTTCACGAGCAAGCACCGGCTGCTGGTCGAAGCGCTGCGCATGCTGCACGCGGAGAACGAGCGCATCGCCCGCTCCCGTATCCGGTTCGACGCCACCGATCCCCGTGCCCTGCTGCGGGCGGTGCTGGACGAGTTCCTGCCGGTGGATGCCCAACGCACCACCGCGCTACGGGTGTTCGCCGCGTACTACGCCCGCAGCCTGACCGACCCGGCGCTCGCCAAGGTCTTTCTGCCCGACGAACAGCCCCTGGAGCGCCTGGTGGCGCAGCTGATCACCGCGGCGCAGACCGACGGGCGGACCGCCCCCGGTCTCGACCCGTGGCGCGAGGCCGACCTGCTGGTGTCCGGCGCGGTGGGGCTGGGCAACGATGTGCTCCACGGCCGCCGCACGCTGGAAGACGTGCGCCGCACGCTCGACTACCACCTCGACAAGATCTTCGCCGGAGACCCGCGCACACGGCGCTGA
- a CDS encoding maleylpyruvate isomerase family mycothiol-dependent enzyme, which yields MNTSDDSGRTVGPAVHLDAVASETARFVAALEGADLSAPVPGCPGWTLLDLVRHTGSVQRWFSVLLRQRVQEPPRSREVELRLPADEGGYGSWLTESAAEAAAACAVTDPDAPMWAWGADHHARFWVRRMLFETLVHRTDAESAVGIRPVIDRDLAADGVAEFLVNLPFATPFAPKVAHLRGDGETLRFRCTDTPAAHGDWLVRLRPDGFRAERRPVDTADTATADATVSGAAADLLLLLYGRLDRGSEAFESHGDEELLSRWFANSAF from the coding sequence ATGAACACCTCGGATGACTCGGGCCGGACCGTCGGCCCCGCAGTGCACCTCGACGCGGTCGCGAGCGAGACCGCCCGGTTCGTGGCGGCCCTGGAGGGCGCGGACCTGTCGGCCCCGGTGCCCGGCTGCCCCGGCTGGACGCTCCTCGACCTGGTCCGGCACACCGGGAGCGTGCAGCGCTGGTTCTCCGTGCTGCTGCGGCAGCGCGTCCAGGAACCGCCGCGCAGCCGTGAGGTGGAGCTGCGGCTGCCGGCGGACGAGGGCGGCTACGGCAGCTGGCTGACCGAGAGCGCGGCCGAGGCGGCCGCAGCGTGTGCGGTCACCGACCCGGATGCCCCGATGTGGGCGTGGGGCGCGGATCACCATGCCAGGTTCTGGGTACGGCGGATGCTGTTCGAGACGCTGGTGCATCGCACCGACGCGGAATCCGCCGTCGGCATCCGGCCGGTGATCGACCGTGATCTGGCGGCAGACGGCGTGGCCGAGTTCCTGGTCAATCTGCCGTTCGCCACGCCCTTCGCCCCCAAGGTGGCGCACCTGCGCGGCGACGGCGAGACCCTGCGCTTCCGGTGCACCGACACCCCGGCGGCGCACGGCGACTGGCTGGTCCGGCTGCGGCCGGACGGCTTCCGGGCCGAGCGGCGGCCCGTGGACACGGCGGACACCGCCACCGCGGACGCCACCGTCAGCGGAGCGGCGGCGGATCTGCTGCTGCTCCTGTACGGACGCCTCGACCGCGGCTCGGAGGCATTCGAGAGCCACGGGGACGAGGAGCTGCTGAGCCGCTGGTTCGCCAACTCCGCCTTCTGA
- a CDS encoding APC family permease, which yields MTTVQADPTPPTPASRRWRAWLLDGLSSQAARHPGPHGTPPAEHKGHSWWRVMCLTGVDYFSTLGYQPGIAVLAAGLLSPFATLVLIALTLLGALPVYRRVAKESPNGEGSIAMLERLLPWWAGKLLVLVLLGFAATDFIITMTLSAADASAHVVENPFAPPLLHGANLWITLVLLAALGAVFLKGFREAIGIAVGLVGTYLALNVVVLATAAWNVLAHPVVVGNWWSAMTAEHSSPVAIVGVALLVFPKLALGMSGFETGVAVMPQVRGAATDTEARPAGRIRGTRRLLTTAALVMSGFLLLSSLATTLLIPQKEFETGGSANGRALAYLAHQYLGEAFGTVYDLSTIAILWFAGASAMAGLLNLVPRYLPRYGMAPEWARAVRPLVLIFLATAFGITFFFNASVDEQSGAYATGVLVLMLSASFASTVAARHRRLRAATVGFGAITLVFGYTLVTNVIERPDGLKIALLFILGILLTSFASRVHRSFELRAVQVGFDETAERLIGAAMAAGPLRVIANEPDERDAEEYREKEYSQREETHIPDGRPVLFLEVTVRDSSDFTTDLHVRGEERYGAQILRVEGAGVANTIAAVLMQLREHTGEVPHAYFNWTEGHPFSHLLRFLVFGDGEVAPVAREVLRRAEPDPARRPRVHVG from the coding sequence ATGACCACTGTCCAGGCGGACCCCACGCCCCCCACCCCCGCCTCCCGACGGTGGCGCGCCTGGCTCCTGGACGGACTGAGCAGCCAGGCCGCCCGCCACCCGGGGCCGCACGGCACCCCGCCGGCCGAGCACAAGGGCCACTCCTGGTGGCGCGTCATGTGCCTCACGGGCGTCGACTACTTCTCCACGCTGGGCTACCAACCGGGCATCGCCGTCCTGGCGGCGGGGCTGCTCTCGCCGTTCGCCACGCTCGTACTCATCGCGCTGACCCTGCTCGGTGCGCTGCCCGTGTACCGCAGGGTCGCCAAGGAGAGCCCGAACGGCGAGGGTTCGATCGCCATGCTGGAGCGGCTGCTGCCGTGGTGGGCGGGGAAGCTGCTGGTCCTGGTGCTGCTGGGGTTCGCCGCGACGGACTTCATCATCACCATGACGCTGTCGGCCGCCGACGCCTCGGCGCATGTCGTGGAGAACCCGTTCGCCCCTCCCCTGCTGCACGGCGCGAACCTGTGGATCACCCTGGTGCTGCTGGCCGCCCTGGGTGCGGTGTTCCTCAAGGGCTTCCGTGAGGCGATCGGCATCGCCGTCGGACTCGTCGGGACCTATCTGGCGCTGAACGTCGTGGTCCTGGCCACCGCGGCCTGGAACGTGCTCGCGCATCCCGTGGTGGTCGGCAACTGGTGGAGCGCGATGACCGCCGAGCACTCCTCGCCGGTGGCGATCGTCGGTGTGGCGCTGCTGGTCTTCCCCAAGCTGGCGCTGGGCATGTCCGGCTTCGAGACGGGCGTGGCGGTCATGCCGCAGGTACGGGGCGCCGCCACCGACACCGAGGCGCGCCCGGCCGGCCGGATCCGGGGCACCCGCCGGCTGCTGACCACCGCGGCCCTGGTCATGAGCGGCTTCCTGCTGCTGTCGAGCCTGGCCACCACGCTGCTCATCCCGCAGAAGGAGTTCGAGACCGGCGGTTCGGCCAACGGGCGTGCGCTGGCCTATCTCGCGCACCAGTACCTGGGCGAGGCCTTCGGCACCGTCTACGACCTCTCCACCATCGCCATCCTCTGGTTCGCCGGCGCCTCGGCGATGGCGGGACTGCTCAATCTCGTACCGCGTTATCTGCCGCGCTACGGCATGGCTCCGGAGTGGGCCCGTGCGGTGCGTCCGCTGGTGCTGATCTTCCTGGCCACCGCCTTCGGCATCACCTTCTTCTTCAACGCCAGCGTCGACGAGCAGAGCGGTGCGTATGCGACCGGTGTGCTGGTGCTGATGCTCTCGGCGTCCTTCGCCTCCACCGTCGCCGCCCGCCACCGGCGGCTGCGGGCGGCCACCGTCGGCTTCGGCGCCATCACACTCGTCTTCGGCTACACCCTGGTCACCAATGTCATCGAGCGGCCGGACGGCCTGAAGATCGCGCTGCTGTTCATCCTCGGCATCCTGCTGACCTCGTTCGCCTCACGTGTCCACCGGTCCTTCGAACTGCGCGCCGTACAGGTCGGCTTCGACGAGACGGCCGAGCGGCTGATCGGCGCCGCGATGGCGGCCGGGCCACTGCGGGTGATCGCCAACGAGCCCGACGAGCGGGACGCGGAGGAGTACCGGGAGAAGGAGTACAGCCAGCGCGAGGAGACCCATATACCCGACGGCCGGCCGGTGCTGTTCCTCGAGGTGACCGTCAGGGACTCCTCGGACTTCACCACGGATCTGCACGTCCGGGGCGAGGAGCGGTACGGGGCGCAGATCCTGCGGGTGGAGGGGGCCGGCGTGGCGAACACCATTGCCGCCGTCCTGATGCAGCTGCGCGAGCACACCGGCGAGGTGCCGCACGCCTACTTCAACTGGACCGAGGGTCATCCGTTCAGCCATCTGCTGCGCTTCCTGGTCTTCGGCGACGGCGAGGTCGCTCCGGTCGCCCGGGAGGTCCTCCGCCGCGCGGAGCCCGACCCGGCCCGGCGCCCGCGGGTCCACGTGGGCTGA
- a CDS encoding DUF4118 domain-containing protein, which produces MVTLHRPAPPHRPYLPCTPPHPPYPAVPAGDAAPHPPGPAGAADRTLARDLALPLGAVGATLLVTALMLTGGTAHAPVAPAVFALLTVAVSLLARPVLMPAVVLVSWMFYDGFVVNQPSGLAFHPQDRTGLLVVLPAGVAGAGCAAAVRAVRRHPAR; this is translated from the coding sequence GTGGTCACCCTTCACCGTCCGGCGCCTCCGCACCGCCCGTACCTCCCCTGCACCCCCCCACATCCCCCGTACCCCGCCGTTCCCGCGGGTGACGCCGCACCGCACCCACCCGGCCCCGCGGGTGCCGCCGACCGCACCCTCGCCCGGGACCTCGCCCTGCCGCTCGGCGCCGTGGGGGCGACGCTGCTGGTGACCGCCCTGATGCTGACCGGTGGGACCGCCCATGCCCCGGTCGCGCCGGCGGTGTTCGCCCTGCTGACGGTGGCCGTGTCCCTGCTCGCCCGCCCGGTGCTGATGCCCGCCGTGGTCCTGGTGTCCTGGATGTTCTACGACGGCTTCGTGGTCAACCAGCCTTCCGGCCTTGCGTTCCACCCGCAGGACCGGACGGGCCTGCTCGTCGTGCTGCCGGCCGGTGTGGCGGGCGCGGGCTGCGCCGCCGCCGTACGGGCCGTCCGACGGCACCCGGCCCGCTGA
- a CDS encoding SpoIIE family protein phosphatase/ATP-binding protein, translating into MTENFGREGDDSQASSRSPGQRLRSLLNVHSVASQVFVLQLALAVLLVIVAVVALALQSQGASMQEARQRSFVGATTFAHAPGTLAAMKSRDPTALLQPRAEAAREASGVDYIVAFSPTGIRWTHPDTRLIGKHVVGNAYQPSHTARPYTSTFTSALGPAVNTTVPVVDRSGSTAGFVSVGIRVQRASEQVVHQLPLLLGSAAGGLLLVVGGTAWVSRRLRRQTHGLHPAELRRMYEHHDAVLHAVREGVLIISSDGRLLLANDEARRLLELPADAERRPVAALGLEPRLSALLASGREATDEVLLAGDRLLAVNVRPTAPYGGPAGTVVTLRDSTELRALAGRAGVAQERLRLIYDAGLRIGTTLEVGRTAEELADVAVPRFAEVATVELLEPVLRGDEPVAGVGAALRRMAVSGVTEESAIYRVGEALRFVPGTPMATALESGRPVLVVDLRRSDEWRRQDPGGTERVLEAGIRSLIAVPLQARGVVLGLANFWRDETSGGFEEEDLAFAEELAARAAVSIDNARRYTREHTTAVTLQRSLLPQTLPEQSALEVAHRYLPAHAGVGGDWFDVIPLPGARVALVVGDVVGHGLHAAATMGRLRTAVHNFSALDLPPDELLNHLDELVAHIDTDEAQTAASGSGGQSDDEGTWPGGRDSDTAGARANMRRTGITGATCLYAIYDPVGGRATLARAGHPGPAVIAADGTVSFPDVPVSPPLGLGGREPVETTELTLTEGSRLVLYTDGLIESRDRDIGAGLELLRTALTTAADRTPEQICTAVLDTMLPEHPGDDIALLVARTRLLDHRRVAEWEVSSDPAAVAPVRSACLRTLESWGLEALAFTTELILSELITNAIRYGAQPIRVRLLHDRALICEVSDGTSASPHLRRAAITDEGGRGLFLVAQFAQHWGTRYTPDGKVIWTEQSLDGGRPDTGPDSADDILDQWDDVPAL; encoded by the coding sequence ATGACGGAAAATTTCGGGCGAGAAGGTGACGATTCTCAGGCGTCATCACGCTCCCCGGGACAGCGCCTCCGCTCGCTGCTGAATGTGCACAGCGTCGCGAGCCAGGTGTTCGTGTTGCAGCTCGCCCTCGCGGTGCTGCTGGTCATCGTGGCCGTCGTGGCGCTCGCCCTCCAGTCCCAGGGCGCGAGCATGCAGGAGGCCCGGCAGCGCTCCTTCGTCGGGGCCACCACCTTCGCCCATGCGCCCGGAACACTCGCCGCCATGAAGTCCCGCGACCCCACCGCGCTGCTGCAACCCCGGGCGGAGGCGGCACGCGAGGCCTCCGGTGTCGACTACATCGTCGCGTTCAGCCCCACGGGCATCCGCTGGACCCACCCCGATACGCGTCTGATCGGCAAACACGTCGTCGGCAACGCCTATCAGCCCTCGCACACCGCGAGGCCCTACACCTCCACCTTCACCTCGGCCCTCGGTCCCGCGGTGAACACGACGGTCCCGGTCGTCGACCGCAGCGGCTCGACCGCCGGGTTCGTGTCCGTCGGGATCCGCGTCCAGCGGGCGTCCGAGCAGGTGGTCCACCAGCTGCCGCTGCTGCTCGGCTCCGCTGCCGGGGGGCTGTTGCTGGTCGTCGGCGGGACGGCATGGGTGAGCCGTCGGCTGCGGCGGCAGACGCACGGGCTGCATCCGGCCGAGTTGCGGCGGATGTACGAACACCATGACGCGGTGCTGCACGCCGTCCGGGAGGGCGTACTGATCATCAGCAGCGACGGGCGGCTGCTGCTGGCCAACGACGAGGCCCGGCGGCTGCTCGAACTGCCCGCGGACGCGGAGCGGCGCCCGGTCGCGGCTCTCGGCCTGGAACCACGCCTGAGCGCACTGCTGGCCTCGGGGCGGGAGGCGACCGATGAAGTACTGCTGGCGGGCGACCGGCTGCTCGCGGTGAACGTCCGGCCGACCGCCCCCTACGGCGGGCCCGCCGGGACCGTGGTGACGCTGCGGGACAGCACCGAACTGCGGGCGCTGGCCGGACGGGCGGGCGTGGCCCAGGAGCGGCTGCGGCTGATCTATGACGCGGGGCTGCGGATCGGCACCACGCTGGAGGTGGGGCGCACCGCCGAGGAACTGGCCGATGTGGCCGTCCCGCGGTTCGCCGAGGTGGCCACCGTCGAACTGCTGGAGCCGGTGCTGCGGGGCGATGAACCGGTCGCCGGGGTGGGCGCCGCTCTGCGGCGGATGGCGGTCAGCGGTGTCACCGAGGAGTCGGCGATCTACCGGGTGGGCGAGGCGCTCAGGTTTGTGCCCGGCACCCCGATGGCGACGGCTCTGGAGAGCGGCCGTCCGGTCCTGGTGGTCGATCTGCGCAGGTCGGACGAGTGGCGGCGGCAGGACCCGGGGGGCACCGAGCGGGTGCTGGAGGCCGGCATCCGGTCGCTGATCGCCGTACCGCTCCAGGCGCGGGGCGTGGTCCTGGGGCTGGCCAACTTCTGGCGGGACGAGACCTCCGGCGGCTTCGAGGAGGAGGATCTGGCCTTCGCCGAGGAGCTGGCGGCGCGAGCCGCGGTCTCCATCGACAACGCCCGCCGCTACACCCGCGAGCACACCACGGCCGTCACCCTTCAGCGCAGTCTGCTGCCGCAGACCCTGCCCGAGCAGTCCGCCCTGGAGGTGGCGCACCGCTATCTGCCCGCGCACGCCGGGGTCGGCGGCGACTGGTTCGATGTCATCCCGCTGCCCGGTGCCCGGGTCGCGCTGGTGGTCGGCGATGTCGTCGGACACGGGCTGCACGCCGCCGCCACCATGGGCCGGCTGCGGACTGCCGTCCACAACTTCTCCGCCCTCGACCTGCCGCCCGACGAGCTCCTCAACCACCTGGACGAACTCGTCGCCCATATCGATACGGACGAGGCGCAGACGGCAGCCTCCGGCAGCGGCGGGCAGAGCGACGACGAGGGCACCTGGCCGGGCGGCAGGGACAGCGACACGGCGGGGGCGCGGGCGAACATGCGACGCACCGGTATCACCGGCGCGACCTGCCTGTACGCCATCTACGACCCGGTCGGCGGCCGGGCCACCCTGGCCAGGGCGGGCCATCCGGGCCCGGCCGTGATCGCCGCCGACGGCACCGTCTCGTTCCCCGACGTGCCCGTCTCCCCGCCCCTGGGCCTGGGCGGCCGGGAGCCCGTGGAGACCACGGAACTCACCCTGACCGAGGGCTCCCGGCTGGTGCTGTACACGGACGGGCTGATCGAGAGCCGTGACCGCGATATCGGCGCCGGGCTGGAACTGCTCCGTACGGCCCTGACCACCGCGGCGGACCGCACGCCGGAGCAGATCTGCACGGCGGTCCTCGACACGATGCTGCCCGAACACCCCGGCGACGACATCGCCCTGCTGGTGGCTCGTACCCGGTTGCTGGACCACCGCCGGGTCGCGGAATGGGAGGTGTCCTCCGACCCGGCGGCCGTCGCTCCCGTCCGGTCGGCCTGCCTGCGCACGCTGGAGTCCTGGGGCCTGGAGGCGCTCGCGTTCACCACCGAGCTGATCCTCAGCGAGCTGATCACCAACGCCATCCGCTACGGGGCCCAGCCGATCCGGGTCCGTCTGCTGCACGACCGCGCTCTGATCTGCGAGGTCTCCGACGGCACCAGCGCCTCGCCGCATCTGCGCCGGGCCGCCATCACGGACGAGGGCGGCCGCGGCCTCTTCCTCGTCGCCCAGTTCGCCCAGCACTGGGGCACCCGTTACACACCGGACGGCAAGGTCATCTGGACCGAGCAGTCCCTCGACGGCGGCCGGCCGGACACCGGTCCGGACTCGGCCGACGACATCCTCGACCAGTGGGACGACGTCCCTGCGCTGTGA
- a CDS encoding DinB family protein has translation METTPDGRRIPPPQADERAMLEAWLDFHRDTLALKCAGLDDRQLRLASVTPSSMSLLGLVQHMAVVERNWFQRVFAGEDMPSLSEAGDADGFTLAPDRGIDEALALWRAEIARSREATAAASLDDTGELSGREAEYLGGQVSLRWILVHMIEEYARHNGHADLIRESIDGTTGP, from the coding sequence ATGGAGACCACACCGGACGGGCGGCGCATTCCGCCCCCGCAAGCCGATGAACGCGCCATGCTGGAAGCCTGGTTGGACTTCCACCGTGACACGCTCGCCCTCAAGTGCGCAGGGCTGGACGACCGTCAGCTCCGCCTGGCCTCGGTGACACCCTCATCCATGTCGCTGCTGGGCCTGGTCCAGCACATGGCCGTGGTCGAACGCAACTGGTTCCAGCGGGTGTTCGCCGGTGAGGACATGCCGTCGCTGAGCGAGGCGGGGGACGCGGACGGGTTCACGCTCGCCCCTGACCGGGGGATCGACGAGGCGCTGGCCCTTTGGCGCGCGGAAATCGCCCGGAGCCGCGAGGCGACCGCCGCCGCTTCGCTGGACGACACCGGCGAGCTCTCGGGGCGAGAGGCCGAGTACCTCGGCGGCCAGGTTTCGCTGCGCTGGATCCTGGTCCACATGATCGAGGAGTACGCACGCCACAACGGCCATGCGGATCTGATCAGGGAGAGCATCGACGGCACCACGGGCCCCTGA
- the tsaD gene encoding tRNA (adenosine(37)-N6)-threonylcarbamoyltransferase complex transferase subunit TsaD, translated as MGGTPVVLGIESSCDETGAGLVQDGRLLGHAVASSMDEHARFGGVVPEIAARAHVHSFRPVVHRALDEAGLRMSDIGAVAVTTGPGLSGALQVGLAGAKSLAYALDVPLYGVHHLAGHVAADTLAHGPLPDPCVVLIVSGGHTSLLLVRDLARDRIVHLGDTLDDAAGECFDKVARVFGLPYPGGPAIDRTARTGDARAVAFPRPLTGPRDDPYGFSFSGLKTAAARWAERHRGQVLPVADGAASLQEAVADVLTRKAVAACTANGVGTLVVVGGVAANSRVRSLAEERCAAAGITLRVPPLRLCTDNGAMIAAIGDLLVRAGAEPAPLDVSIDPSAPLDHAALHPVARAAAVKVPSWHG; from the coding sequence ATGGGTGGGACACCCGTGGTGCTGGGCATCGAGTCGTCCTGTGACGAGACGGGCGCCGGCCTGGTACAGGACGGCCGGCTGCTGGGGCATGCCGTGGCGTCGAGCATGGACGAGCACGCCCGGTTCGGCGGAGTGGTGCCGGAGATCGCGGCCCGCGCCCACGTCCACTCCTTCCGCCCCGTGGTGCACCGGGCACTCGATGAGGCCGGGCTGCGGATGTCCGACATCGGGGCGGTCGCGGTGACGACCGGCCCGGGGCTCTCCGGCGCGCTCCAGGTCGGTCTGGCCGGTGCGAAGAGCCTGGCGTACGCGCTGGACGTGCCGCTGTACGGCGTGCACCACCTGGCCGGTCATGTCGCCGCCGACACCCTCGCCCACGGCCCGCTGCCCGACCCCTGCGTGGTGCTGATCGTCTCCGGCGGTCACACGTCACTGCTGCTCGTACGTGACCTGGCCCGCGACCGCATCGTGCACCTCGGCGACACCCTGGACGACGCCGCCGGCGAGTGCTTCGACAAGGTCGCCCGGGTCTTCGGCCTGCCCTACCCCGGCGGCCCGGCCATCGACCGGACAGCGCGTACGGGCGACGCCCGCGCCGTGGCATTTCCCCGGCCGCTGACCGGGCCGCGCGATGATCCGTACGGCTTCTCGTTCTCGGGCCTCAAGACCGCCGCCGCACGGTGGGCGGAGCGGCATCGTGGTCAGGTCCTGCCGGTGGCGGACGGCGCGGCGTCGCTCCAGGAGGCGGTCGCCGATGTGCTGACCCGTAAGGCGGTGGCCGCCTGCACCGCGAACGGGGTCGGCACTCTCGTCGTGGTCGGCGGGGTCGCCGCCAACTCCCGCGTCCGGAGCCTGGCGGAGGAACGGTGCGCCGCCGCCGGCATCACGCTGCGGGTGCCACCGCTGCGGCTGTGCACGGACAACGGCGCGATGATCGCCGCCATCGGAGACCTGCTGGTCCGGGCAGGAGCCGAACCGGCCCCTCTGGACGTCTCGATCGACCCGTCGGCGCCCCTGGACCATGCCGCGCTGCATCCGGTCGCCCGTGCCGCCGCCGTGAAGGTGCCTTCCTGGCACGGATGA
- the rsgA gene encoding ribosome small subunit-dependent GTPase A: MFDLDLSAAHPFTGYGWDDGFAESFTPYAGQGFVPGRIVRVDRGRVDVVVPDGEGIRTMLADTALVATSDPMRVPCTGDWAVIDPENGLTGDHLDGVVRALLPRRTAFLRSASSKRSEGQILAANVDHAVIAVSLADALDLGRIERFVSLAWESGAQPLVVLTKADLAGEPDGPAYLVADAESAAPGVQVLAVSSATGEGLDVLSAVLAGGTSVLLGQSGAGKSTLANALLGEEVQLVQAIRDRDGKGRHTTTTRDLRALPGGGVLIDTPGLRGVGMWDAGTGLARTFSDVESLAEECRFHDCAHEAEPGCAVQEAAESGELPVRRLESYRKLLRENQRIVAKTDARLRAEIRRDWKQKQALGRHMMERKRGSQR, encoded by the coding sequence TTGTTCGACCTCGATCTCTCTGCTGCGCACCCGTTCACCGGCTATGGCTGGGACGACGGGTTCGCGGAGAGTTTCACCCCCTATGCCGGGCAGGGGTTCGTGCCCGGCCGAATCGTCCGTGTGGATCGCGGGCGGGTGGATGTCGTCGTGCCCGACGGCGAGGGCATCCGCACGATGCTGGCGGATACCGCGCTGGTGGCGACCAGTGACCCGATGCGGGTGCCGTGTACCGGTGACTGGGCCGTGATCGACCCGGAGAACGGGCTGACCGGCGACCATCTCGACGGTGTCGTACGGGCGTTGCTGCCACGGCGTACGGCGTTCTTGCGGTCCGCTTCCTCCAAGCGCTCGGAGGGGCAGATCCTCGCGGCGAACGTCGACCATGCGGTGATCGCGGTGTCGCTGGCCGATGCGCTGGATCTCGGGCGTATCGAACGGTTCGTCTCGCTGGCCTGGGAGAGCGGCGCGCAGCCGCTGGTGGTGCTGACCAAGGCGGATCTGGCGGGGGAGCCGGACGGGCCGGCGTATCTCGTCGCGGATGCCGAGTCCGCGGCTCCCGGAGTGCAGGTGCTGGCGGTCAGCTCGGCGACCGGGGAGGGGCTCGATGTGCTCTCCGCGGTGCTCGCGGGGGGCACGTCCGTACTGCTGGGGCAGTCCGGTGCGGGCAAGTCCACGCTGGCCAATGCTCTGCTCGGTGAGGAGGTGCAGCTGGTGCAGGCGATCCGCGACCGGGACGGCAAGGGCCGGCACACCACGACCACGCGGGATCTGCGGGCGCTGCCCGGCGGCGGAGTGCTGATCGATACACCGGGGCTGCGCGGCGTCGGCATGTGGGACGCGGGGACCGGGCTGGCCCGGACGTTCTCGGATGTCGAGTCGCTGGCCGAGGAGTGCCGCTTCCATGACTGTGCGCACGAGGCGGAGCCCGGCTGTGCGGTGCAAGAGGCGGCCGAGAGCGGGGAGTTGCCCGTGCGCCGGCTGGAGAGCTACCGCAAGCTGCTCCGGGAGAACCAGCGCATCGTGGCGAAGACGGATGCCCGGCTGCGGGCCGAAATCCGCCGGGACTGGAAGCAGAAGCAGGCCCTGGGGCGCCACATGATGGAGCGGAAACGGGGGTCGCAGAGGTGA